The following proteins are co-located in the Desulfobacterales bacterium genome:
- the narH gene encoding nitrate reductase subunit beta, translating into MKIKAQMTMVLNLDKCIGCHTCSIPCKNVWTSRAGAEYMWFNNVETKPGIGYPKNWEDQGIYQGGWTAENNRLSLAAGGRVQKLARIFNNPDLPQIDAYYEPWDYDCGRLVTSPEKKHQPAIRPRSQITGQSMEIQWGPNWEDDLAGVCETGTADTNFAGLDAQKYLEFEQAFMMYLPRLCEHCLNPACAASCPSGALYKRDEDGIVLVDQARCRGWRYCVSGCPYKKVYFNWKTGTSEKCIFCYPRTESGMTTLCSASCVGRIRYVGVILYDAERISRAASPADPKDIYPALVDMMLDPHDPKVLNVAEKQGISQGFLAAAQNSPTDKLMRKWPLALPLHPEYRTLPMVWYVPPLSPLQTGTENKNPDEALSDMRIPVKYLANLLAAGDEAPVRRSLKYLMALRAYMRSSRLEKTPDKSILEQAGLDEKLDAQTVLEIYDLLAIAKHKDRFVIPTAPNPDQADMRAAQGEKGFE; encoded by the coding sequence ATGAAGATTAAAGCCCAGATGACCATGGTGTTAAACCTGGACAAATGCATCGGGTGCCACACCTGCAGCATCCCGTGCAAAAACGTCTGGACCAGCCGGGCAGGTGCGGAATACATGTGGTTTAATAACGTGGAGACCAAGCCCGGCATTGGATATCCCAAAAACTGGGAAGACCAGGGGATTTACCAGGGTGGATGGACGGCTGAAAACAACCGGCTCTCCCTTGCCGCCGGCGGACGGGTTCAAAAGCTTGCCCGGATTTTTAACAACCCGGATTTGCCGCAGATTGACGCCTATTACGAGCCCTGGGATTATGATTGCGGCCGCCTGGTCACAAGCCCGGAAAAAAAGCACCAGCCCGCCATCCGGCCCCGCTCCCAGATCACGGGCCAGTCCATGGAAATCCAGTGGGGACCCAACTGGGAAGACGACCTGGCCGGGGTGTGTGAGACCGGCACCGCGGACACCAATTTTGCGGGCCTGGATGCACAGAAATACCTGGAATTTGAACAGGCCTTTATGATGTATCTGCCCCGGCTGTGCGAGCACTGCTTAAACCCGGCCTGCGCGGCCTCATGTCCGTCCGGCGCGCTGTACAAAAGGGATGAAGACGGCATTGTGCTGGTGGATCAGGCCCGGTGCCGGGGCTGGCGCTACTGCGTATCCGGATGCCCCTACAAAAAGGTCTATTTTAACTGGAAAACCGGCACCTCGGAAAAATGCATCTTCTGCTATCCCAGAACCGAAAGCGGCATGACCACCCTGTGCTCGGCCTCCTGCGTGGGCCGGATCCGGTATGTGGGGGTGATCCTCTATGATGCAGAGCGCATCTCCCGGGCCGCATCCCCAGCCGACCCCAAAGACATCTACCCGGCCCTTGTGGACATGATGCTCGACCCCCATGATCCCAAAGTGCTCAATGTAGCCGAAAAACAGGGCATTTCCCAGGGGTTTCTGGCAGCCGCACAAAACTCGCCCACAGACAAGCTCATGCGCAAATGGCCCCTGGCCCTGCCGCTTCACCCGGAATACCGGACCCTGCCCATGGTCTGGTATGTTCCGCCCCTAAGCCCCCTGCAGACGGGCACGGAAAACAAAAATCCCGATGAAGCGCTTTCAGACATGCGCATTCCGGTCAAATACCTGGCCAATCTCCTGGCAGCCGGAGACGAGGCCCCGGTGCGCCGGTCTTTGAAATATCTCATGGCCCTGCGGGCCTACATGCGATCATCTCGCCTGGAAAAAACCCCGGACAAAAGCATCCTTGAGCAGGCCGGCCTGGATGAGAAACTGGATGCGCAAACGGTCCTGGAAATCTATGATCTGCTGGCCATTGCCAAACACAAGGACCGGTTCGTGATTCCAACCGCCCCAAACCCGGACCAGGCCGATATGCGCGCGGCCCAGGGCGAAAAAGGATTTGAGTAA
- the narJ gene encoding nitrate reductase molybdenum cofactor assembly chaperone gives MDKTAQKQIKTLSFLLQFPDKDTLESLREATTETEQVFAEPGRVHVRKFLQYLTETPNLAVQEAFCAAFDLNPDTCMNLTWHEYKDGAKRGPALARFARAFDDAGFAPVCRDLPDYLPMVLELMSQGTNGELQWIVADHGQTVKMLTERLRSMQSPYTTVFQVLTETLEFCANQHKKGA, from the coding sequence ATGGACAAAACAGCTCAAAAACAGATCAAAACATTGTCGTTTCTGCTCCAGTTTCCGGACAAAGACACCCTTGAGTCCCTGCGCGAAGCCACCACGGAAACAGAGCAGGTGTTTGCCGAACCCGGGCGGGTCCACGTGCGAAAGTTTCTGCAATACCTGACAGAAACCCCGAACCTGGCCGTACAGGAAGCCTTTTGCGCGGCATTTGACCTAAACCCAGACACCTGCATGAACCTGACCTGGCATGAATACAAGGACGGCGCCAAGCGGGGCCCGGCCCTGGCCCGGTTTGCCCGGGCCTTTGACGATGCCGGGTTTGCGCCCGTGTGCCGCGATCTGCCCGATTACCTGCCCATGGTGCTCGAACTCATGTCCCAGGGCACAAACGGCGAATTGCAATGGATCGTCGCAGATCACGGGCAGACCGTAAAAATGCTCACAGAGCGGCTCAGATCCATGCAAAGCCCGTATACCACAGTTTTTCAGGTTTTAACCGAAACATTGGAATTTTGTGCCAATCAACACAAAAAGGGGGCATGA
- the narI gene encoding respiratory nitrate reductase subunit gamma, with product MSGFVHILGFIVFPYIALTIFVLGHAWRYVTDWKRWNAASSQFLHKDSLKGGITIFHWGALLTLVGHAGGMLIPQRVYEMFGVTAAAHNFMAHWIGLVAGLLMIAGVIWLLVRRISQDRIAANTSVHDYVLLALLLVVSGLGLYNVVFTHYDVLYSVAPWIRSIVILAPNPALMAPVPVSYKLHILSAFVLLAYSPFTRLVHIWSAPVTYLYRSYVIFRKSPGTKGA from the coding sequence ATGAGCGGATTTGTCCATATCCTGGGTTTTATCGTGTTTCCGTATATCGCCCTGACAATCTTTGTCCTCGGCCATGCCTGGCGCTATGTCACGGACTGGAAGCGCTGGAACGCGGCATCCTCCCAGTTTCTCCACAAAGACAGCCTCAAAGGCGGCATCACCATCTTTCACTGGGGCGCGCTGTTGACCCTGGTGGGCCATGCCGGGGGCATGCTGATCCCCCAGCGGGTTTATGAGATGTTCGGCGTCACTGCCGCGGCCCACAATTTCATGGCCCACTGGATCGGCCTGGTGGCCGGGTTGCTCATGATTGCCGGGGTGATCTGGCTGCTGGTGCGCAGAATCAGCCAGGACCGGATTGCGGCAAACACGTCCGTGCATGATTACGTGCTGCTGGCACTGCTCCTGGTGGTTTCCGGGCTGGGGCTATACAACGTGGTGTTCACCCATTATGACGTGCTCTACTCGGTGGCGCCCTGGATCCGCAGCATCGTAATCCTGGCTCCCAATCCCGCGCTCATGGCCCCGGTGCCGGTGTCCTATAAGCTGCATATCCTAAGCGCCTTTGTTCTTCTGGCCTATTCGCCCTTTACCCGGCTGGTCCACATCTGGAGCGCGCCCGTGACCTATTTGTACCGAAGCTACGTGATTTTCAGAAAATCGCCCGGCACAAAAGGAGCCTGA